Proteins encoded within one genomic window of Festucalex cinctus isolate MCC-2025b chromosome 18, RoL_Fcin_1.0, whole genome shotgun sequence:
- the LOC144005856 gene encoding replication protein A 70 kDa DNA-binding subunit-like isoform X2 has product MGVKLTQGAIEALFKESAVTNPVLQVMHIREYPAGKQGHTRYRLNLSDGVRSLSCFLLASHLNHLREAELLEPNCVCVLKKTVSSSLASRRVLVVLDMDVLQTAAETGGKIGNPTPLTFQSSGQQEAVASTSRSDEIPGPSGHGINSCENSPMKKSRMNGSGMASAMKAPGTASPMQVSPMKAPRMTSPMQASPMQASPMKGSGMVSPMQPSPMKGSGMVSPMQPSPMKGSGMATPSCSPSKSPTKFTPIYQLNPYLSNWTIRARVTHKSDIRNWSNSRGEGKVFSFEIVDESGEIRITAFNSEADKFFSLVEQNKVYLISKGSLKVANKQFTSIKNDYEITLNGSSRIVPCDDGQGVPAVHCDFVPISQLEGKDPDSIIDVIGVCKEAEDAALITTKAGKQLTKRALTLTDSSGKMVTLTLWGDQAQKFNACSHPVVAIKGARVSDFGGRSLSTLFSSTLMVNPDIAEAYALRAWYNQVGHTFSSQSLTEVRSKSGEFMTNWKTLSDVKTEQLGHGEKADYFSCVATVVFTRKENCLYRACPGASCYKKVHEQDDGRYRCDKCGRDYPNFKYRFMLSVNLADFGDNVWATCFQGTAEILLGISADQLGQLKETDEDAFNEVFQRVHFSTHVFRNRVKLETYNDECRVKVTVMEVLPVDQRQHSRRLLDSIRTLARGN; this is encoded by the exons gCTTCCTGCTGGCCTCGCACTTGAACCACCTGAGGGAAGCCGAGCTGCTGGAGCCAAACTGCGTGTGCGTGCTCAAGAAGACGGTCTCCTCCTCTTTGGCCAgcag GCGTGTTCTGGTGGTGTTGGACATGGACGTGTTGCAGACAGCCGCCGAGACGGGAGGAAAGATCGGCAATCCCACACCGTTAACCT TTCAAAGCTCAGGCCAGCAGGAGGCAGTGGCGAGCACCTCCAGATCTGATGAAATCCCGGGACCTTCTGGACATGGCATAAATA GTTGTGAAAACTCTCCGATGAAGAAGTCCCGCATGAATGGCTCCGGAATGGCGTCCGCCATGAAGGCGCCTGGGACAGCTTCCCCCATGCAGGTGTCGCCCATGAAAGCACCCAGGATGACGTCACCCATGCAGGCCTCCCCCATGCAGGCGTCACCCATGAAGGGGTCTGGAATGGTTTCCCCCATGCAGCCGTCGCCCATGAAGGGGTCTGGAATGGTTTCGCCCATGCAGCCGTCGCCCATGAAGGGGTCTGGGATGGCGACCCCATCTTGCAGTCCCTCCAAGAGTCCAACCAAATTCACCCCAATATACCAACTCAACCCATACCTGAGCAA TTGGACCATCAGAGCCCGAGTGACCCACAAGTCGGATATCCGAAACTGGAGCAACTCGAGAGGGGAGGGGAAGGTCTTCAGCTTCGAGATTGTGGACGAGAGT GGAGAAATCAGGATCACGGCCTTCAACAGCGAAGCGGACAAGTTTTTCTCCTTGGTGGAGCAAAACAAA GTGTACCTGATCTCCAAAGGCTCGCTGAAGGTTGCCAACAAACAGTTCACGTCGATAAAAAACGACTACGAGATCACGCTGAACGGTAGCTCGCGCATCGTGCCCTGCGATGACGGCCAGGGTGTGCCCGCCGTGCACTGCGACTTTGTGCCCATCTCACAGTTGGAGGGCAAGGACCCCGACTCCATCATTG ACGTGATTGGTGTGTGCAAGGAGGCCGAGGACGCGGCCCTGATCACCACCAAGGCTGGCAAGCAGCTCACCAAGAGGGCACTAACGTTGACTGACTCCAGTGGGAAGATGGTGACGCTCACACTGTGGGGAGACCAG GCTCAGAAGTTCAATGCTTGCAGTCACCCGGTGGTGGCCATCAAAGGGGCTCGCGTATCTGACTTTGGCGGCCGCTCGCTGTCGACGCTCTTCAGCTCAACACTGATGGTCAACCCCGACATCGCCGAGGCCTACGCATTGAGAGCCTG GTATAACCAGGTTGGCCACACCTTCAGTAGTCAGTCCTTGACGGAGGTCCGGTCCAAAAGTGGCGAATTCATGACCAACTGGAAGACACTGAGTGATGTCAAGACTGAACAACTGGGACACGGCGAAAAG GCGGATTACTTCAGTTGCGTGGCGACGGTGGTGTTCACACGCAAGGAGAACTGCCTCTACCGGGCCTGCCCCGGCGCGTCCTGCTACAAGAAGGTTCACGAGCAAGACGACGGACGCTACCGCTGCGACAAATGCGGTCGGGACTACCCCAACTTCAAGTACAGATTCATGCTCTCT GTGAACTTGGCCGACTTTGGGGACAACGTATGGGCAACGTGCTTCCAGGGAACGGCAGAGATCTTACTTGGTATCAGTGCGGACCAACTGGGACAGCTGAAGGAaacg gaTGAGGACGCGTTCAATGAAGTTTTCCAAAGAGTCCACTTCAGCACGCACGTCTTCAGGAATCGAGTCAAGCTGGAGACGTACAAT gaCGAGTGTCGCGTGAAGGTGACTGTGATGGAGGTCCTCCCCGTGGACCAGCGGCAGCACAGCCGCAGGCTGCTGGACAGCATTCGCACGCTGGCCCGCGGGAACTGA